One genomic window of Punica granatum isolate Tunisia-2019 unplaced genomic scaffold, ASM765513v2 Contig00379, whole genome shotgun sequence includes the following:
- the LOC116190202 gene encoding glucan endo-1,3-beta-glucosidase 7-like yields MASLPQTSAPMSLLLLLAFALLLHSAITKAASEPNGSWCIAKTGAEVPKLQAALDYACGHGADCASIQPGAPCFEPNTVAAHASYAMNSLFQHSEKKPTDCDFGGAAMQTSTDPSHDSCVYPGK; encoded by the exons ATGGCTTCCCTTCCACAGACCTCAGCCCCAATgtctcttctcctcctcttaGCTTTTGCCCTGCTTCTTCACTCCGCAA TCACCAAGGCAGCTTCGGAACCAAATGGTAGTTGGTGCATCGCGAAGACTGGAGCTGAAGTCCCAAAGCTCCAGGCAGCCCTTGACTATGCCTGTGGTCATGGCGCGGACTGCGCCTCAATCCAACCAGGAGCCCCTTGCTTTGAGCCCAACACAGTCGCTGCTCATGCATCGTATGCCATGAACTCCCTCTTCCAGCACTCTGAGAAGAAACCTACTGATTGCGACTTTGGCGGCGCGGCCATGCAAACTTCCACCGATCCAA GTCATGATAGCTGCGTATATCCTGGTAAATAG